The following coding sequences are from one Natrarchaeobius halalkaliphilus window:
- the icd gene encoding isocitrate dehydrogenase (NADP(+)), whose translation MEHDYGDVTVPAEGERIEVDDDGELIVPDEPIIPILFGDGVGKDVSPAAKRVLDTAAELTGRTVHWMRIYGGETARERYDENLPEDTVNAIREFRVAIKGPMTTPVGSGYRSLNVALRKKLDLYANVRPTYYLNGVPSPVSEPEQMDMVTFRENTEDVYAGIEWEAGSDDVSRVRDFVETRMGYEGAIHEGDVGIGIKPISEFGTKRLVRRAIDYALEHDREYVTLVHKGNIMKYTEAAFRDWGYEVAREEYGTEVITEDTLWEEQDGEVPDGTVVVNDRIADNMLQQLLTRTDEYDILATPNLNGDYLSDAAGAQVGGLGVAPGANFGTGLCLAEPVHGSAPKYAGQDKVNPTALMLSGRIMFEFLGWNDAADLIRDSIEDTIASKKVTYDLARHLDDAEKLSTSEFAETVVETMKTDGDN comes from the coding sequence ATGGAGCACGATTACGGCGACGTCACAGTGCCTGCTGAGGGAGAACGAATCGAAGTCGACGACGATGGAGAGCTGATCGTTCCCGACGAACCGATTATTCCGATTCTCTTCGGAGACGGAGTTGGAAAAGACGTCAGTCCAGCAGCGAAGCGAGTTCTAGACACCGCCGCGGAACTCACCGGCCGGACCGTTCACTGGATGCGAATTTACGGCGGTGAAACCGCCCGCGAGCGATACGACGAGAATTTACCAGAGGATACGGTCAATGCGATACGAGAGTTCCGCGTTGCAATCAAAGGTCCGATGACGACTCCGGTTGGATCGGGGTATCGATCGCTGAACGTGGCGTTGCGAAAGAAACTCGATCTCTATGCGAACGTTCGTCCCACCTACTATCTGAATGGAGTTCCCTCGCCGGTTTCGGAGCCGGAGCAGATGGATATGGTCACGTTCCGGGAAAACACCGAAGACGTCTACGCGGGCATCGAGTGGGAGGCCGGAAGTGATGACGTCTCTCGCGTTCGTGATTTCGTCGAAACGCGGATGGGCTACGAGGGAGCGATCCACGAGGGTGACGTCGGAATCGGTATCAAACCCATCTCGGAGTTCGGAACGAAGCGTCTCGTTCGTCGCGCGATCGATTACGCGCTCGAGCACGACCGCGAATACGTCACCCTGGTTCACAAAGGAAACATCATGAAGTACACCGAGGCGGCGTTCCGTGACTGGGGATACGAAGTCGCACGAGAGGAGTATGGAACCGAGGTGATCACGGAAGATACGCTCTGGGAAGAACAGGACGGTGAGGTACCCGACGGAACGGTCGTCGTCAACGATCGGATCGCGGACAACATGCTCCAGCAACTGTTGACACGAACCGACGAGTACGATATTTTAGCGACACCGAATCTGAACGGGGATTACCTTTCCGATGCAGCCGGTGCCCAGGTCGGTGGGCTCGGTGTTGCACCCGGTGCTAATTTCGGAACGGGTCTCTGCCTCGCAGAGCCCGTCCACGGCTCCGCACCGAAGTATGCGGGCCAGGACAAGGTCAATCCGACCGCGCTGATGCTCTCGGGACGGATCATGTTCGAGTTCCTCGGCTGGAACGACGCGGCGGATCTGATCCGAGATTCGATCGAGGACACCATCGCTTCGAAGAAGGTAACGTACGACCTGGCACGTCATCTGGACGACGCGGAGAAACTTTCGACGAGCGAGTTCGCCGAGACAGTCGTCGAGACGATGAAAACGGACGGCGACAACTGA
- a CDS encoding helix-turn-helix domain-containing protein has product MGYKANRRVETSIKTFEIIERLKQGDPVGVSELASEMDMSKSIVHNHLSTLRELGYITKIEDKYALSLEFFTLGTDVRSKAPLYKFGRQVAEHSSSDLAAPIIIAQKFDNETIVIYRTNGTEIHIPDLELGATAKLGRTLPGVAILRTMDKGDIDDEAVSHDHDHPELTPTTESDEYVIGNVTTTDSVSAVASPVTVQDDVIGSICVLSPQASSSAIVDQIVPEITSIRSQLESQLKYNWSTNQSFATIKHSWYGD; this is encoded by the coding sequence ATGGGATACAAGGCAAACAGGAGGGTGGAAACGAGCATCAAGACGTTCGAAATAATAGAACGTCTGAAGCAGGGTGATCCGGTCGGCGTTTCCGAACTCGCCAGCGAAATGGACATGAGTAAAAGTATCGTGCACAATCACCTGAGTACGCTACGAGAGCTGGGATACATCACCAAGATCGAAGACAAATACGCTCTTTCACTCGAATTTTTTACCCTCGGGACAGACGTGCGATCCAAGGCTCCGCTTTATAAATTCGGCCGCCAGGTGGCCGAACACAGCTCGTCGGATCTAGCCGCACCGATCATCATCGCGCAGAAATTCGACAACGAAACCATCGTCATATACCGCACGAACGGTACCGAGATCCACATACCAGATCTCGAACTCGGAGCAACGGCAAAACTTGGACGAACGCTCCCCGGAGTTGCAATATTGCGAACGATGGACAAAGGCGATATCGACGACGAAGCGGTGAGCCACGATCACGACCATCCGGAACTCACGCCAACGACGGAGTCGGACGAGTACGTGATCGGGAATGTAACGACGACAGACTCCGTTTCGGCGGTTGCATCGCCGGTTACAGTCCAGGACGATGTTATCGGCTCGATCTGTGTACTGTCGCCACAGGCTTCCTCGAGCGCCATCGTTGATCAAATCGTCCCCGAAATTACTTCGATTCGGTCACAACTCGAGTCACAATTGAAATACAACTGGTCGACGAACCAGTCATTTGCGACCATAAAACACAGTTGGTATGGTGACTGA
- a CDS encoding HpcH/HpaI aldolase/citrate lyase family protein codes for MTTNTLGLRRSLLAVPGNETDLISMATDSDADEIILDLEDSIGPNNKIDARSNLAESVIANDWHGKTISYRINDVRSPWWYDDIIEIIEEVGEQIDSLIIPKVEDASDLHTVNNLLGPVLENAGIDPESIRITAQIETAAGMNNASDIAHSCTGLDAMIFGPGDYVASIGASGLSKESQREYPDHYWHYPLSKLSLAASSADLRVIDGPYADVDDVQGFRRSCEQSRKLGYDGKIVVHPGQVDIANTVYSPSKEEAEAAMRIVKKYDNSDGSAPKIDGRVIDRESYESAKKIAEQAKRIDY; via the coding sequence ATGACCACCAACACACTCGGCCTTCGTCGTTCGCTTTTGGCAGTGCCGGGCAACGAGACGGACTTGATATCCATGGCGACGGACAGCGACGCCGACGAAATCATTCTCGATCTTGAAGATTCCATCGGGCCGAACAACAAGATCGACGCTCGGTCGAATCTCGCGGAGTCCGTTATCGCAAACGACTGGCACGGAAAAACGATCAGTTACCGAATAAACGACGTCAGGTCCCCGTGGTGGTACGACGATATCATCGAAATCATCGAGGAAGTCGGGGAGCAAATCGACTCCCTGATCATTCCAAAAGTCGAGGACGCGTCCGATCTTCATACGGTCAACAATCTCTTGGGACCAGTGCTGGAGAACGCAGGAATCGATCCGGAGAGCATCCGAATAACCGCTCAGATAGAGACGGCAGCCGGCATGAACAACGCCTCGGATATCGCACATTCCTGTACGGGATTAGATGCGATGATCTTCGGTCCCGGCGACTACGTGGCGTCGATCGGTGCGAGTGGTCTCTCGAAAGAATCACAGCGTGAGTACCCCGATCACTATTGGCACTACCCCCTGTCGAAGCTATCGCTTGCCGCCTCGAGTGCTGATCTGCGCGTCATCGATGGGCCCTACGCCGATGTCGACGACGTCCAGGGATTTCGTCGGTCGTGCGAACAGTCACGGAAGTTAGGGTACGACGGAAAGATCGTCGTTCACCCCGGACAGGTAGACATCGCGAATACGGTGTACTCTCCAAGCAAGGAGGAAGCGGAGGCCGCAATGCGCATCGTCAAAAAATACGATAACTCGGACGGTAGCGCCCCCAAAATCGACGGGAGAGTCATCGATAGGGAGTCCTACGAGTCAGCCAAGAAAATAGCTGAACAGGCGAAGAGAATCGACTACTGA
- a CDS encoding molybdopterin molybdotransferase MoeA gives MGHDHSDMIWRRTAVESVLEMRSSVLSERETRSVPLESIERRTLAESIVAERDVPAHDHATMDGFAFDATDEYPLAVIADEVFPEDEPPSIDPGEAVPIATGAPLPPEANAVLKREDSSLEGDQLRGTTLEPGTYTYERGSNLSEGDRLFERGERLSPKDAILLGDLGRETVEVYEPFSTAVLATGTEIHEGRITDLDSDMLAGLIRSWGHDPTYEGSVPDEYERVEDSIDRLANQYDVVLTTGGTSVGHKDHVIRALDALGEVVFHRVRIRPGKPIAMATLPDHDAVAFAIPGKPIGAHTISTFVMRPFFTGTTSLPTVGARLTHDLELGPDGFEYVVPVTLEETEDGYETTALGHADSPLSVYDSQFDPSVLSSSTRASRADGVVLTQSPLEAETTVSVLPYSVLE, from the coding sequence ATGGGTCACGATCACAGCGATATGATATGGCGTCGTACGGCGGTGGAGTCGGTCCTCGAGATGCGTTCGTCCGTTCTCTCCGAACGCGAAACGCGATCCGTTCCGCTCGAGTCGATCGAACGACGAACGCTTGCCGAGTCCATCGTTGCAGAGCGCGACGTTCCTGCACACGATCACGCGACGATGGATGGGTTCGCGTTCGATGCGACCGACGAGTATCCCCTCGCTGTGATCGCTGACGAAGTCTTCCCGGAGGACGAACCGCCGTCGATCGATCCCGGAGAGGCGGTTCCGATCGCGACTGGGGCCCCTCTTCCCCCCGAGGCGAACGCTGTTCTCAAACGAGAGGACTCCTCACTCGAGGGTGATCAGCTTCGGGGAACGACGCTCGAGCCGGGAACCTACACCTACGAACGTGGGAGCAATCTTTCGGAAGGCGACCGGCTCTTCGAACGAGGCGAGCGACTTTCTCCGAAGGACGCGATCCTTCTGGGTGATCTGGGACGGGAGACAGTCGAGGTCTACGAACCGTTTTCGACGGCCGTACTGGCGACCGGAACGGAGATTCACGAGGGACGGATTACCGACCTCGATTCGGACATGCTCGCCGGATTAATCCGGTCGTGGGGCCACGACCCGACGTACGAGGGTAGCGTCCCCGACGAGTACGAGCGCGTCGAAGATTCGATCGACCGGCTCGCGAACCAGTACGACGTCGTCCTGACGACGGGGGGAACGAGCGTTGGACACAAAGATCACGTTATCCGCGCACTCGACGCGCTTGGCGAGGTGGTGTTTCACCGCGTTCGAATCCGACCCGGAAAACCGATCGCGATGGCCACGCTACCCGATCACGACGCCGTCGCGTTCGCGATTCCCGGCAAGCCGATCGGTGCGCACACGATTTCGACGTTCGTCATGCGCCCGTTTTTCACCGGAACGACGTCGCTTCCGACGGTCGGTGCGCGCCTCACCCACGACCTCGAACTCGGTCCCGACGGATTCGAGTACGTCGTTCCCGTCACGCTCGAGGAAACCGAAGACGGATACGAGACGACCGCGCTGGGACACGCCGATTCGCCGCTCTCCGTCTATGACAGCCAGTTCGATCCGAGCGTCCTCTCCTCGAGTACCCGTGCGAGTCGCGCTGACGGCGTCGTCCTCACGCAGTCCCCGCTCGAGGCTGAAACGACGGTATCCGTCCTTCCGTACTCGGTCCTCGAGTGA
- a CDS encoding methylaspartate ammonia-lyase, which produces MPAIADVVAVPTLGGYFFDDKEAIVTTADRDGFSYAGEPVTPGFSRVRQPAEAISVQIELTNGRIGVGECTAVQYSGFGGRDVYFDADSHLDDIEATVSDALVGRDASDFTNNVATIDEVAAETGGLHTAVRYGLSQALLETAAIADSKTMTEVITDAYDLDLVPQPVPIFTQSGSNRYDNAEKMILKRVPVLPHGLFNSVDDIGADGERLLEYLSWLSERISELGSSSYRPTIHLDIYGTVGEIFDPPYDTTDIVDYFAELERAASPYQLRIESPIEAGSRSEQITALGTLRDALTDHSIPVDIVADEFCNTYEDVTAFVDADAVDMVQIKMPDLGDLTNSIDAVRYCSGTDILAYLGGSCAETDISARVSTHVGLATRPDQLLAKPGMGVDEPYLITNNEMKRTLRRLA; this is translated from the coding sequence ATGCCAGCGATTGCAGACGTCGTTGCAGTGCCAACGCTCGGTGGATACTTCTTCGATGATAAGGAAGCGATCGTCACCACCGCAGACCGCGACGGATTTTCCTACGCGGGTGAACCGGTTACTCCCGGTTTCTCTCGGGTTCGCCAGCCGGCAGAGGCGATAAGCGTCCAGATCGAACTCACGAACGGACGGATCGGGGTTGGCGAGTGCACGGCGGTCCAGTACTCCGGGTTCGGTGGCCGTGACGTCTACTTCGATGCCGACTCGCACCTCGACGATATCGAAGCGACCGTTTCGGACGCGCTCGTCGGCCGCGACGCATCCGACTTTACGAACAACGTTGCGACGATCGACGAGGTCGCCGCCGAGACCGGCGGATTGCACACGGCGGTCCGGTACGGCCTTTCGCAGGCGCTTCTCGAGACGGCGGCGATCGCTGACTCGAAGACGATGACGGAGGTTATTACGGATGCGTACGATCTGGACCTCGTTCCACAGCCGGTTCCGATCTTCACCCAGAGTGGGTCGAACCGATACGACAACGCGGAAAAGATGATCCTCAAACGGGTTCCGGTTCTCCCCCACGGACTGTTCAACTCGGTAGACGACATCGGGGCCGACGGCGAGCGGCTGCTCGAGTATCTCTCGTGGCTGAGCGAACGAATCTCCGAACTCGGCTCGTCGTCGTACCGTCCGACGATTCATCTCGACATCTACGGTACCGTTGGCGAGATTTTCGATCCACCGTACGATACGACAGATATCGTCGACTACTTCGCGGAGCTCGAACGCGCCGCATCACCCTACCAGCTTCGGATAGAAAGCCCGATCGAAGCGGGATCCAGAAGCGAGCAGATCACCGCGCTCGGAACGCTTCGAGACGCATTGACGGACCACTCGATTCCGGTCGACATCGTCGCTGATGAGTTCTGTAACACCTACGAGGACGTCACGGCGTTCGTCGACGCCGATGCCGTCGATATGGTACAGATAAAAATGCCCGATCTCGGTGACCTCACGAACAGCATCGATGCCGTCCGATACTGCTCCGGAACGGATATCCTCGCCTATCTGGGTGGTAGCTGTGCGGAGACGGACATCTCTGCACGCGTCTCGACTCACGTTGGCCTTGCTACCCGACCGGATCAACTGCTCGCGAAACCGGGAATGGGAGTCGACGAGCCGTATCTCATCACGAACAACGAAATGAAGCGAACGCTCCGACGATTGGCCTGA
- a CDS encoding Zn-dependent hydrolase: MAIDHERLRSDIEANARHGAIETDTGRGRTVLTGSDADKHVRERFIDRLEDAGLDHRIDRVGNIVGRWVPEGASEETPPVALGSHLDSVPSGGIFDGPLGVYSALEAVRSIQESDETPSRPLEVVCFTEEEGSQFGIGTLGSRVMTGRMSVESALELTNDGGETLEQRLERIGFAGTGDIDPATWHAWFEVHVEQDTRLESAGVPIGTVDSISGITNCAVTVTGEANHAGATSMDERRDALVAAAEFVVDVERIAEEIAAEHPSAVATVGRHDVEPNVRNIVPGGVTMQMDIRATESDVIDTLVDRYADRLDRLERRRPVETSIDRYRDTPPIGLSERCIDAINRGADRQGVDSMDLYSAAIHDTANVSTVTDAGMLFAPSRDGISHSPQEWTEWEDCATSAGVLAAAALEVT, from the coding sequence ATCGCCATCGACCACGAACGGCTTCGATCCGACATCGAAGCGAACGCACGCCACGGTGCGATCGAGACCGACACGGGGCGAGGCCGAACGGTCCTGACCGGCTCGGATGCGGATAAACACGTCCGCGAGCGGTTCATCGATCGCCTCGAGGACGCCGGACTCGATCACCGAATCGACCGGGTCGGGAACATCGTCGGACGGTGGGTGCCAGAGGGAGCCTCCGAAGAAACGCCACCGGTCGCACTCGGAAGCCATCTCGATTCCGTCCCGAGTGGAGGCATATTCGACGGACCGCTCGGCGTCTACAGCGCTCTCGAGGCGGTCCGTTCGATCCAGGAGTCCGACGAAACTCCCTCGCGACCGCTCGAGGTCGTCTGTTTCACCGAAGAGGAGGGAAGCCAGTTCGGAATCGGAACGCTCGGATCGCGCGTCATGACGGGGAGAATGTCGGTCGAATCGGCGCTCGAGTTGACCAACGACGGCGGCGAGACGCTCGAACAGCGTCTCGAGCGGATCGGGTTCGCGGGGACGGGCGATATCGATCCCGCAACGTGGCACGCGTGGTTCGAAGTACACGTCGAACAGGACACGCGTCTGGAATCCGCGGGCGTTCCGATCGGTACCGTCGATTCGATCTCGGGGATCACGAACTGTGCGGTGACCGTGACCGGGGAGGCAAATCACGCCGGGGCAACGTCGATGGACGAGAGACGCGACGCGCTGGTGGCAGCCGCCGAGTTCGTCGTCGACGTCGAACGGATCGCCGAAGAGATCGCAGCGGAACACCCGAGCGCCGTGGCGACCGTCGGCCGACACGACGTCGAACCGAACGTCAGGAACATCGTCCCCGGTGGCGTGACGATGCAGATGGACATCCGCGCGACCGAGTCCGACGTGATCGACACCCTCGTCGACCGATACGCGGACAGGCTCGATCGTCTGGAACGACGTCGTCCGGTCGAAACGTCGATCGATCGCTACCGTGATACGCCGCCGATCGGCTTGTCCGAGCGCTGCATCGATGCGATCAACCGCGGGGCCGACCGACAAGGAGTCGATTCGATGGACCTGTACTCGGCGGCGATCCACGATACGGCGAACGTCTCGACTGTAACGGACGCAGGAATGCTGTTCGCACCGTCACGCGACGGAATCTCGCATTCGCCACAGGAGTGGACGGAGTGGGAAGACTGTGCCACCAGCGCTGGCGTGCTGGCGGCCGCTGCACTCGAAGTCACCTAA
- a CDS encoding RidA family protein — translation MERYAINPKPLKDAREIGYNHGIVANGTFYMAGQVAMDAESNVIGDDIETQARKAYENVGILLDAIGKDFEDVAKVTTHIIDPHERYFDGYKTVYFETFDEPYPCHTVLGAHQLAHEKYLLEIEIEVPLSADDIDAIEPDGDVIRSI, via the coding sequence ATGGAACGCTACGCCATCAACCCGAAACCGCTGAAGGACGCACGAGAGATCGGATACAATCACGGGATCGTCGCGAACGGAACGTTCTACATGGCCGGACAGGTCGCGATGGACGCGGAGTCGAACGTCATCGGTGACGATATCGAAACGCAGGCCAGAAAAGCCTACGAGAACGTCGGTATCCTGCTCGACGCGATCGGAAAGGACTTCGAGGACGTTGCGAAGGTCACCACACACATCATCGACCCACACGAACGGTACTTCGACGGGTACAAAACCGTCTACTTCGAGACGTTCGACGAACCGTATCCGTGCCACACCGTTCTCGGAGCACACCAGCTCGCACACGAAAAGTATCTCCTCGAGATCGAAATCGAGGTGCCGTTATCGGCAGACGACATCGATGCGATCGAACCTGACGGCGACGTGATCCGATCCATCTGA
- a CDS encoding CoxG family protein, producing the protein MEVEETVSVPTDRETVIEQMQRPDVLERVIPNCTGVEEVDKRVYEAEVSESVSRVSLDLEVDLEVTEFNPPDSFVVSVDGEAPGSNTQVQAEARYELEENDDQTDIHQTMTIDVSGKLASLGFRMLRSTVNKRMQTMVDNVQAEFEEPTSTVES; encoded by the coding sequence ATGGAAGTCGAGGAGACTGTCTCAGTTCCTACTGACCGTGAGACCGTGATCGAACAGATGCAACGGCCGGACGTGCTCGAGCGGGTGATCCCGAACTGTACCGGGGTCGAAGAGGTCGATAAACGGGTGTACGAGGCCGAAGTTTCGGAATCGGTCTCGCGAGTGTCGCTCGATCTCGAGGTGGATCTCGAGGTCACGGAATTCAACCCGCCGGATTCGTTCGTCGTCAGCGTCGACGGCGAAGCGCCGGGGAGCAACACGCAGGTTCAGGCCGAAGCGCGCTACGAACTCGAGGAAAACGACGATCAAACGGACATTCATCAGACGATGACGATCGACGTGAGCGGAAAGCTCGCGTCGCTCGGCTTTCGGATGCTGCGGAGTACGGTCAACAAGCGGATGCAAACGATGGTGGACAACGTTCAGGCCGAGTTCGAGGAGCCGACGAGCACCGTCGAGTCCTGA
- a CDS encoding dihydroorotase — translation MSDVDTQFSGGRVYHAGELMDLTVGVTDGTVTHLARPGTALNATEQIELDGEWILPGFVDGHIHLREPGYVEKEGIETGTAAAAAGGVTTIVEMPNTTPPVLDVDRLEEKAARFARDSHVDHAFFGAITEENVGTGNIEALAEAGITAFKTFMATSFGPLLMDDKGVLYRAFEEVSDTGLPLYIHAEDEEYLDEFTTRCKDQDGMDAFFDSRPPIAETTAVSDVLDMVEATGAETVIAHVTTAEALSRIRDGRADGLPVHAEVTPYHLTFDRSDVAAIGTAAIGTPPARDSQNFEGLWTHLRNGDVQLLGSDHAPHRLEERDQPPLEVPPGMPQLETAVPAMLEAIDRGRLSVEKLVELYAESPARLHGLYPRKGTIRPGADADLVVVDPDREWEVDATRFESAADYSPFDGMTLTGMATAVYQRGTMIAKGGETVSEPGDGIRLS, via the coding sequence ATGTCTGACGTCGATACTCAGTTTTCGGGCGGACGCGTCTACCATGCCGGCGAGCTTATGGACCTGACGGTCGGTGTTACCGACGGAACCGTAACGCATCTCGCAAGGCCGGGGACGGCGTTGAACGCGACAGAGCAGATTGAACTGGACGGCGAGTGGATCCTTCCGGGATTCGTAGACGGCCACATCCATCTCAGAGAGCCGGGGTACGTGGAAAAAGAGGGCATCGAAACGGGAACCGCGGCAGCGGCCGCAGGCGGGGTAACGACCATCGTCGAGATGCCGAACACGACGCCGCCCGTCCTCGACGTGGATCGACTCGAGGAGAAGGCGGCCCGGTTCGCCCGAGACTCGCACGTAGACCACGCGTTTTTCGGTGCGATCACGGAAGAAAACGTCGGGACGGGGAATATCGAAGCGCTCGCTGAAGCGGGAATCACCGCGTTCAAGACGTTCATGGCGACGAGTTTCGGCCCGCTGCTGATGGACGATAAGGGAGTGCTGTATCGGGCGTTCGAGGAGGTTTCGGACACCGGATTGCCGCTGTATATCCACGCGGAAGACGAGGAGTACCTAGACGAGTTCACGACGCGGTGTAAAGACCAGGACGGAATGGACGCGTTCTTCGACTCCCGGCCACCGATCGCGGAAACCACGGCCGTCAGCGACGTCCTCGATATGGTCGAAGCGACGGGAGCCGAGACGGTGATCGCCCACGTGACGACGGCCGAAGCGCTGTCGCGAATCCGGGACGGGAGAGCCGACGGACTGCCCGTCCACGCGGAGGTGACGCCGTATCACCTCACGTTCGATCGCTCTGACGTCGCTGCGATCGGGACCGCCGCGATCGGAACGCCGCCTGCTCGCGACTCGCAAAACTTCGAGGGGCTCTGGACTCATCTCCGGAACGGCGACGTTCAGTTGCTGGGATCGGACCACGCCCCGCATCGGCTCGAGGAGCGCGACCAGCCTCCGCTCGAGGTTCCGCCGGGAATGCCACAGCTCGAGACGGCCGTTCCGGCGATGTTAGAGGCGATCGATCGCGGCCGGCTCTCGGTCGAAAAACTCGTCGAACTCTACGCCGAAAGTCCGGCTCGACTCCACGGACTCTATCCACGCAAGGGGACGATTCGACCAGGTGCCGATGCCGACCTGGTCGTCGTCGATCCGGATCGCGAGTGGGAGGTCGACGCGACCCGCTTTGAGAGTGCGGCGGACTACAGTCCGTTCGACGGGATGACGCTGACGGGAATGGCGACCGCGGTCTATCAGCGCGGAACGATGATCGCAAAAGGGGGGGAAACGGTGAGCGAACCCGGAGACGGTATCCGGCTGTCGTAA